A portion of the Oscillospiraceae bacterium genome contains these proteins:
- a CDS encoding ECF transporter S component, which yields MRKNTTHNLTVAAMLSAVAFILMFIEFPIPMLIPSFVKMDFSDLPALLGAFALGPVYGVVISFMKNLLHIVIKGTSTACVGELCNFMLGAVFSAVAGFIYKHRKSRKTAILGALAGAAAMAVFSVPSNYFITYPAYVEFYHMPLEAILGMYQAILPSANSLIKCLVIFNMPFTLVKGLLDAVLCMLIYKPLSPILHGRK from the coding sequence ATGCGAAAGAATACGACCCACAACCTGACCGTTGCCGCCATGCTCAGCGCGGTGGCCTTTATCCTGATGTTCATCGAGTTTCCCATCCCGATGCTCATTCCCAGCTTTGTCAAGATGGACTTTTCCGACCTGCCGGCCCTGCTGGGTGCCTTTGCACTGGGCCCCGTGTACGGCGTAGTGATCAGCTTCATGAAGAACCTGCTCCACATCGTCATCAAGGGCACCTCCACCGCCTGTGTGGGCGAGCTGTGCAACTTCATGCTGGGCGCGGTGTTCTCGGCGGTGGCGGGCTTCATCTACAAGCACCGCAAGAGCCGCAAAACGGCCATCCTTGGTGCCCTTGCCGGTGCCGCAGCCATGGCGGTGTTCAGTGTGCCGTCCAACTACTTCATCACTTACCCGGCCTATGTGGAGTTCTACCACATGCCGCTGGAAGCCATTCTTGGCATGTACCAGGCCATTCTGCCTTCGGCCAACAGCCTGATCAAGTGCCTGGTCATCTTTAACATGCCCTTCACGCTGGTCAAGGGCCTGCTGGATGCCGTGCTCTGCATGCTGATCTACAAGCCGCTGTCTCCCATCCTGCACGGCCGCAAGTAA